One Burkholderia thailandensis E264 genomic window carries:
- a CDS encoding glutaminase encodes MTETNYQEILERIHCDIEPLRTAGRVADYIPELASVPAERFGMAVVTLDGRVFSVGDARERFSIQSISKLFACTLAFQLLGDSLWKRVGREPSGTAFNSLVQLESERGIPRNPFINAGALIVTDVLCRRFVGAETALVQFMRRLTGVTDLDYNLRVANSELAHAERNRAMAHFMASFGNLHMPPETVIDAYCRQCAIEMNCIELATAALFLANAGVAPVSGERILDASSAKRLSALMLTCGTYDAAGDFVYRVGLPAKSGVGGGIVAVLPGEMAVCVWSPGLDANGNSVAGVHALEQLTTLTGQSIF; translated from the coding sequence ATGACCGAAACCAACTATCAGGAAATCCTCGAACGAATTCATTGCGACATCGAGCCGTTACGCACGGCGGGCCGCGTCGCCGACTACATCCCGGAGCTTGCCAGCGTGCCTGCCGAGCGCTTCGGCATGGCCGTCGTCACCCTCGACGGCCGCGTGTTCTCCGTCGGCGATGCGCGCGAACGGTTCTCGATCCAGAGCATCTCGAAACTCTTTGCGTGTACCCTCGCCTTTCAGTTGCTTGGCGACTCGCTTTGGAAACGGGTAGGCCGAGAGCCGTCGGGAACCGCTTTTAACTCGCTCGTCCAGCTTGAGAGCGAGCGCGGCATACCGCGCAATCCGTTCATCAATGCCGGGGCGCTCATCGTCACCGACGTCTTGTGCCGCCGGTTCGTCGGTGCTGAAACTGCGCTCGTCCAGTTCATGCGACGGCTGACCGGTGTCACAGACCTCGACTATAACCTCCGAGTCGCGAATTCCGAGCTTGCCCACGCCGAACGCAATCGCGCGATGGCACACTTCATGGCGAGCTTTGGCAATCTGCATATGCCGCCCGAGACGGTCATCGACGCCTATTGCCGCCAGTGCGCGATCGAAATGAACTGCATCGAGCTGGCGACCGCGGCCCTCTTTCTCGCCAATGCCGGCGTTGCCCCCGTTTCCGGCGAGCGCATTCTCGACGCCAGCTCAGCCAAACGCCTATCCGCCCTCATGCTGACGTGTGGCACATACGACGCGGCCGGCGACTTCGTATATCGCGTCGGCCTGCCCGCGAAAAGCGGCGTGGGCGGCGGTATCGTCGCCGTGCTACCGGGCGAGATGGCGGTGTGCGTCTGGTCGCCCGGACTCGACGCGAACGGCAACTCCGTCGCCGGCGTTCACGCGCTCGAACAGCTGACCACGCTTACCGGCCAGTCGATTTTTTGA
- a CDS encoding CysS/YqeB C-terminal domain-containing protein — MNEDLNLPRALAVLRELVKSSLPPSTLRATVDGFDTVPSLGLRDWQPVMFDIPESVRALLGEREQDRAEGNWAKADDIRRTLSARGWRVEGSKEGQRLIGVAADPTGMRDGCASHVCRTERPLSTSSTGHSGSVAAERGALHSACCAR, encoded by the coding sequence GTGAACGAGGACCTGAATCTGCCCAGGGCGCTTGCGGTGCTCCGGGAACTCGTCAAGAGCAGCCTGCCGCCGTCGACCTTGAGGGCGACCGTGGACGGCTTCGATACTGTGCCGAGCCTCGGGTTGCGCGATTGGCAGCCGGTGATGTTCGACATTCCGGAAAGCGTCCGGGCATTGCTTGGCGAGCGCGAGCAGGACAGGGCGGAAGGGAACTGGGCAAAAGCCGATGACATTCGGCGGACGTTGAGCGCGCGAGGCTGGCGGGTCGAGGGCAGCAAGGAAGGGCAACGCCTGATCGGCGTTGCCGCCGATCCGACAGGTATGCGCGATGGATGCGCTTCGCATGTGTGCCGAACCGAGCGTCCGCTCTCGACGAGTTCCACGGGCCATTCAGGTTCGGTTGCTGCCGAACGAGGCGCGCTCCATTCGGCGTGCTGCGCGCGTTGA
- a CDS encoding ribonuclease T2, translating to MLRTFARAACALAVASACDTANAYDYLLLATSWEPGFCATHSATECSALSGSYASTNLSLHGLWPNNYDGNQPFYCGVPQNEIDLDNNHQWCSMDAYPVGSSTLATLSTYMPGVASCLDKHEWYKHGTCAQAPSADAYWNGATGMVSRLSTTSFNTFLQSNAGSTVTRTQLLNAFEGAFGSNTRGAVSLKCVKVNYVSYFTEAWISVKTDATSQFPSAASLVTDAGTQGTCPTSGIYIAK from the coding sequence ATGCTTCGTACCTTCGCGCGCGCCGCGTGCGCGCTTGCTGTCGCGTCGGCTTGCGACACCGCCAACGCATACGATTATCTGCTGCTCGCGACGTCGTGGGAGCCGGGCTTCTGCGCAACGCACAGCGCGACCGAATGCAGCGCGCTGTCGGGTTCGTACGCGTCGACGAACCTGTCGCTGCACGGCCTGTGGCCGAATAATTACGACGGCAACCAGCCGTTCTATTGCGGCGTGCCGCAAAACGAGATCGACCTCGACAACAATCATCAGTGGTGCAGCATGGATGCGTACCCGGTCGGCTCGTCGACGCTCGCGACGCTGTCGACGTACATGCCGGGCGTCGCGTCGTGCCTCGACAAGCACGAGTGGTACAAGCACGGCACCTGCGCGCAGGCGCCGTCGGCCGACGCATACTGGAATGGCGCGACGGGGATGGTGAGCCGCCTGTCGACGACGTCGTTCAACACGTTTCTCCAGTCGAACGCCGGCAGCACCGTGACGCGCACGCAATTGCTGAACGCGTTCGAAGGCGCGTTCGGCAGCAACACGCGCGGCGCGGTTTCGCTCAAGTGCGTGAAAGTCAACTACGTCAGCTATTTCACCGAGGCGTGGATTTCGGTGAAGACGGATGCGACGTCGCAGTTCCCGAGCGCGGCGTCGCTCGTGACCGATGCCGGCACGCAGGGCACCTGCCCGACGTCCGGGATTTATATCGCGAAGTAG
- the sfnG gene encoding dimethylsulfone monooxygenase SfnG — protein MSHEPDPLKFAYWVPNVSGGLVVSKIEQRTSWDIDYNRRLARIAEQNGFDYALSQIRFTAGYGAEYQHESVAFSHALLAATERLKVIAAILPGPWHPAVVAKQLATIDQLNQGRVAINVVSGWFKGEFTAIGEPWLEHDERYRRSEEFIRAVKGVWTQDSFTFKGDFYRFNDYTLKPKPLQQPHPEVFQGGNSAAARRMAAAVSDWYFMNGNTLDGHRAQIDEIRAAAAAQGRRVKFGVNAFIIARDTEREARDVLDEIVRHADVDAVNAFGHAVKQAGKAAPEGQGMWADSKFADLVQYNDGFRTNLIGTPEQIAERIVALKAIGVDLVLGGFLHYLEDVEYFGKRVLPLVRELERRHDAQPA, from the coding sequence ATGAGTCACGAGCCGGACCCCCTCAAGTTCGCCTACTGGGTGCCCAACGTCAGCGGCGGCCTCGTCGTCAGCAAGATCGAGCAGCGCACGAGCTGGGATATCGACTACAACCGCCGCCTCGCGCGCATCGCGGAGCAGAACGGCTTCGACTATGCGTTGTCGCAGATCCGCTTCACGGCCGGCTACGGCGCCGAGTATCAGCACGAGTCCGTCGCGTTCAGCCATGCGCTGCTTGCGGCGACCGAGCGTCTGAAGGTGATCGCCGCGATCCTGCCGGGGCCGTGGCATCCGGCCGTCGTCGCGAAGCAGCTCGCGACGATCGACCAGTTGAACCAGGGGCGCGTCGCGATCAACGTCGTGAGCGGCTGGTTCAAGGGCGAGTTCACCGCGATCGGCGAGCCGTGGCTCGAGCACGACGAGCGCTACCGCCGCTCCGAGGAATTCATTCGCGCGGTGAAGGGCGTCTGGACGCAGGACAGCTTCACGTTCAAGGGCGACTTCTATCGGTTCAACGACTACACGCTCAAGCCGAAGCCGTTGCAGCAGCCGCACCCGGAAGTCTTCCAGGGCGGCAATTCGGCGGCCGCGCGCCGGATGGCGGCCGCCGTGTCCGACTGGTACTTCATGAACGGCAACACGCTCGACGGCCACCGCGCGCAGATCGACGAGATCCGCGCGGCGGCGGCCGCGCAGGGGCGGCGGGTGAAGTTCGGCGTCAACGCGTTCATCATCGCGCGCGACACCGAGCGCGAGGCGCGCGACGTGCTCGACGAGATCGTGCGCCACGCGGATGTCGACGCGGTCAACGCGTTCGGCCACGCGGTCAAGCAGGCGGGCAAGGCCGCGCCCGAAGGGCAAGGGATGTGGGCCGATTCGAAGTTCGCCGATCTCGTTCAGTACAACGACGGCTTCAGGACCAACCTGATCGGCACGCCCGAGCAGATCGCCGAGCGCATCGTCGCGCTGAAGGCGATCGGCGTCGATCTCGTGCTTGGCGGATTCCTGCATTATCTGGAGGACGTCGAGTATTTCGGCAAGCGCGTGCTGCCGCTCGTGCGCGAACTGGAGCGGCGGCACGACGCACAGCCGGCCTGA
- a CDS encoding efflux RND transporter periplasmic adaptor subunit — protein MKKTQRRWIAAAAGVVALVSLAVLYQRFASKDKAPHYLTANVARADLENAVLATGTLHAFKQVDVGAQVSGQLKSLKVKLGDKVKKDQWLAEIDPVISQNELRQAEANVENLVAQKRSTTAQLKQAELAFRRQQQMLPDDATSRQDYEAAAASLDVQRASLVALDAQIRAARIKIETARANLGYTRIVAPMDGEVVAIVTQEGQTVIAQQQAPVILKLAQLDTMTVKAQVSEADVIRVRPDQSAYFTILGEPDKRYYGKLRAIEPAPQNFLDTQGGLGGMGGGGSSKTNTAVFYNALFEVPNPGHRLRISMTAQVNILLDTARNALNIPVAALGAKDKDGAYAVRVVGADGKVSTRKVRTGINNNVKVEVRSGLADGERVIIGDAAESAGAGAAASDARN, from the coding sequence ATGAAAAAAACCCAACGCCGCTGGATCGCCGCAGCGGCCGGCGTCGTCGCGCTCGTCTCGCTCGCCGTGCTCTACCAACGCTTCGCCTCGAAAGACAAGGCGCCGCATTACCTCACCGCGAACGTCGCCCGCGCCGATCTCGAGAACGCTGTGCTCGCCACGGGCACGCTGCACGCGTTCAAGCAGGTCGACGTCGGCGCGCAAGTGTCCGGCCAACTGAAGTCGCTGAAGGTGAAGCTCGGCGACAAGGTGAAGAAGGATCAGTGGCTCGCCGAGATCGATCCGGTGATCTCCCAGAACGAGCTGCGCCAGGCCGAGGCGAACGTCGAGAACCTCGTCGCGCAGAAGCGCTCGACCACCGCGCAACTGAAGCAGGCCGAGCTCGCATTCAGGCGGCAGCAGCAGATGCTGCCCGACGACGCGACGTCGCGCCAGGACTACGAGGCCGCGGCCGCTTCGCTCGACGTGCAGCGCGCGAGCCTCGTCGCGCTCGATGCGCAGATCCGCGCGGCGCGCATCAAGATCGAGACCGCGCGCGCGAACCTCGGCTATACGCGCATCGTCGCGCCGATGGACGGCGAAGTGGTCGCGATCGTCACGCAGGAAGGCCAGACGGTGATCGCGCAGCAGCAGGCACCCGTGATCCTGAAACTCGCCCAACTCGACACGATGACGGTCAAGGCGCAGGTGTCGGAGGCGGACGTGATCCGCGTCCGCCCCGACCAGAGCGCGTATTTCACGATCCTCGGCGAGCCCGACAAGCGCTACTACGGCAAGCTGCGCGCAATCGAGCCCGCGCCGCAGAACTTCCTCGACACGCAAGGCGGCCTCGGCGGCATGGGCGGCGGCGGCTCGTCGAAAACGAACACCGCGGTCTTCTACAACGCGCTGTTCGAAGTGCCGAATCCCGGCCACCGGCTGCGCATCTCGATGACCGCTCAGGTGAACATCCTGCTCGACACCGCCCGCAACGCGCTCAATATCCCTGTCGCCGCGCTCGGCGCGAAGGACAAGGACGGCGCGTATGCGGTACGCGTCGTCGGCGCGGACGGCAAAGTCTCGACGCGCAAGGTGCGCACCGGCATCAACAACAACGTGAAGGTCGAAGTGCGCTCGGGCCTCGCCGACGGCGAGCGCGTGATCATCGGCGATGCGGCCGAGTCCGCCGGCGCCGGCGCGGCCGCGTCCGACGCGAGGAATTGA
- the macB gene encoding macrolide ABC transporter ATP-binding protein/permease MacB, producing MAEPLLQLTRVTRRFPAGDKDVVVLDDVSLSIDAGEIVAIVGASGSGKSTLMNILGCLDHPSSGSYRVGARETSELESDELARLRREHFGFIFQRYHLLPHLSAAENVEMPAVYAGSAQAQRRERALMLLARLGLSDRAGHRPSQLSGGQQQRVSIARALMNGGEVILADEPTGALDSKSGHDVIRVLRELNALGHTVIIVTHDENVAAHARRIIEISDGRIVGDRLNPHADGADAASGASGDAGPQRARRLSAGVGRFAEAFRMAWIALVSHRLRTLLTMLGIIIGITSVVSIVAIGEGAKRYMLDEIGSIGTNTINVYPGADWGDSRADAIQTLVPADAAALADQIYVDSATPETSRSLLLRYRNIDVNALVSGVGERFFQVRGMKMAQGIAFGPDEVRRQAQVAVIDENTRRKLFGANPNPLGEVILIDNLPCIVIGVTAAKKSAFGDTKNLNVWVPYTTASGRLFGQRHLDSITVRVRDGQPSAAAEQSLTKLMLQRHGRKDFFTYNMDSVVKTVEKTGQSLTLLLSLIAVISLVVGGIGVMNIMLVSVTERTREIGIRMAVGARQADIMQQFLVEAVTVCLMGGAIGIVLSLGMSFVFSLFVDQWKMVFSAGSIVSAFLCSTLIGVVFGFMPARNASRLDPIDALARD from the coding sequence ATGGCCGAACCGCTGCTTCAACTCACGCGCGTCACGCGCCGCTTTCCCGCGGGCGACAAGGACGTCGTCGTGCTCGACGACGTGAGCCTGTCGATCGACGCGGGCGAGATCGTCGCCATCGTCGGCGCGTCCGGCTCGGGCAAATCGACACTGATGAACATCCTCGGCTGCCTCGACCATCCGAGCTCGGGCAGCTACCGGGTCGGCGCACGCGAGACGAGCGAGCTCGAAAGCGACGAGCTCGCGCGCCTGCGCCGCGAGCACTTCGGCTTCATCTTCCAGCGCTATCACCTGCTGCCGCATCTGTCCGCGGCCGAAAACGTCGAAATGCCCGCCGTCTACGCGGGCAGCGCGCAGGCGCAGCGCCGCGAGCGCGCGCTGATGCTGCTCGCGCGCCTGGGCCTGTCCGATCGCGCCGGCCACCGGCCGAGCCAGTTGTCGGGCGGCCAGCAGCAGCGCGTGAGCATCGCGCGCGCGCTGATGAACGGCGGCGAGGTGATCCTCGCCGACGAGCCGACGGGCGCGCTCGATTCGAAGAGCGGCCACGACGTGATCCGGGTCCTGCGCGAGCTGAACGCGCTCGGCCACACCGTCATCATCGTCACGCACGACGAAAACGTCGCCGCGCACGCGCGCCGCATCATCGAGATCAGCGACGGGCGCATCGTCGGCGACCGCCTCAATCCGCACGCGGACGGCGCCGACGCCGCGTCCGGCGCGAGCGGCGATGCGGGGCCGCAGCGCGCGCGCCGACTGTCGGCAGGCGTCGGCCGCTTCGCGGAAGCGTTCCGGATGGCATGGATCGCGCTCGTATCGCATCGGCTGCGCACACTGCTCACGATGCTCGGAATCATCATCGGGATCACGTCGGTCGTGTCGATCGTCGCGATCGGCGAAGGCGCGAAGCGCTACATGCTCGACGAGATCGGCAGCATCGGCACAAACACGATCAACGTCTACCCGGGCGCCGACTGGGGCGACAGCCGCGCGGACGCGATCCAGACGCTCGTGCCCGCCGACGCCGCCGCGCTCGCCGATCAGATCTACGTCGACAGCGCGACGCCCGAGACGTCGCGCAGCCTGCTGCTGCGCTATCGGAACATCGACGTCAACGCGCTCGTGAGCGGCGTCGGCGAGCGCTTCTTCCAGGTTCGCGGGATGAAGATGGCGCAAGGCATCGCATTCGGCCCCGACGAGGTGCGCCGCCAGGCGCAAGTCGCGGTGATCGACGAGAACACGCGCCGCAAGCTGTTCGGCGCGAACCCGAATCCGCTCGGCGAAGTGATCCTGATCGACAATCTGCCGTGCATCGTGATCGGCGTGACCGCGGCAAAGAAAAGCGCGTTCGGGGACACGAAGAATCTGAACGTCTGGGTGCCCTACACGACGGCGTCCGGACGCCTGTTCGGCCAGCGGCATCTCGACAGCATCACCGTGCGCGTGCGCGACGGCCAGCCGAGCGCCGCGGCCGAGCAAAGCCTGACGAAGCTGATGCTGCAGCGGCACGGCCGCAAAGATTTCTTCACGTACAACATGGACAGCGTCGTCAAGACGGTCGAGAAGACCGGGCAGTCGCTCACGCTGCTGCTGTCGCTGATCGCGGTGATCTCGCTCGTCGTGGGCGGAATCGGCGTGATGAACATCATGCTCGTGTCGGTGACCGAGCGCACGCGCGAGATCGGCATCCGGATGGCGGTCGGCGCGCGGCAGGCCGACATCATGCAGCAGTTCCTCGTCGAAGCCGTGACCGTCTGCCTGATGGGCGGCGCGATCGGCATCGTGCTGTCGTTGGGCATGAGTTTCGTGTTCTCGCTATTCGTCGACCAATGGAAAATGGTGTTCTCGGCCGGCTCGATCGTGTCGGCGTTCCTGTGCTCGACGCTGATCGGCGTCGTGTTCGGCTTCATGCCCGCGCGCAACGCGTCGCGGCTCGATCCGATCGATGCGCTCGCGCGCGATTGA
- a CDS encoding efflux transporter outer membrane subunit, protein MTILPTHRFARRAAALACAGALLSACATPSRNAPPPAVELPAQWAAPVAGQASATPDGWWRRFGDPTLDRLIDDALRTNNDLAAAAIRVYRAQLQAGLADTNLTPNVTLGATGNVSRTLDTHRMGRTSGVTATLGYELDLWGKLAAQRDAARWELEATQADRDAARLSLIGTTAALYWQIAYLNQLIAIGDANIAYARRTLELVQSRHAAGATSGLDLAQAERNLSALRADQTQLIQQRTENRNALAILFDRPPQRQAAERDALPAAPLPDIAAGVPAELLGRRPDLRAAEFRLRESLANVDVTRTSFYPTFTLTGNVGTASTSLERVLQNPVATLGLGLALPFIQWNTMQLQIKVSKSQYEEAVVNFRQSLYRALGEVENALSARAQLEAEADERAHALAQAQRAETLAKARFAAGATGVQPWLDEQQRLRDAQSALARNQLGRLNNRMSLYKALGGEDRPA, encoded by the coding sequence ATGACGATTCTCCCGACTCATCGTTTCGCCCGGCGCGCCGCCGCGCTCGCGTGCGCGGGCGCGCTGCTGTCCGCCTGCGCGACGCCGTCGCGCAACGCGCCGCCGCCCGCGGTCGAGCTGCCCGCGCAATGGGCCGCGCCCGTCGCGGGGCAGGCGAGCGCCACGCCCGACGGCTGGTGGCGCCGCTTCGGCGACCCGACGCTCGATCGCCTGATCGACGACGCGCTGCGCACGAACAACGATCTCGCGGCCGCCGCGATCCGCGTCTATCGCGCGCAATTGCAGGCCGGGCTCGCGGACACGAACCTGACGCCGAACGTGACGCTCGGCGCGACGGGCAACGTATCGCGCACGCTCGACACGCACCGGATGGGCCGCACGAGCGGCGTCACGGCTACGCTCGGCTACGAGCTCGACCTGTGGGGCAAGCTTGCCGCGCAGCGCGACGCCGCGCGCTGGGAACTCGAAGCAACGCAGGCCGACCGCGATGCGGCGCGGCTCTCGCTGATCGGCACGACGGCGGCACTGTACTGGCAGATCGCCTATCTGAATCAACTGATCGCGATCGGCGATGCGAACATCGCGTACGCGCGGCGCACGCTCGAGCTCGTGCAGTCGCGTCACGCGGCGGGCGCGACGTCCGGGCTCGACCTCGCGCAAGCCGAGCGCAACCTGTCCGCGCTGCGCGCGGACCAGACGCAACTGATCCAGCAACGCACCGAGAACCGCAACGCGCTTGCGATCCTGTTCGACCGTCCGCCGCAACGGCAAGCGGCCGAGCGCGACGCACTGCCCGCGGCGCCGCTTCCGGACATCGCCGCAGGCGTGCCGGCCGAGCTGCTCGGCCGCCGGCCCGATTTGCGCGCGGCCGAGTTCCGGCTGCGCGAATCGCTCGCGAACGTCGACGTGACGCGCACGAGCTTCTATCCGACATTCACGCTGACGGGCAACGTCGGCACCGCGAGCACGAGCCTCGAGCGCGTGCTGCAGAATCCCGTCGCGACGCTCGGCCTCGGGCTCGCGCTGCCGTTCATCCAGTGGAACACGATGCAGTTGCAGATCAAGGTGTCGAAATCGCAGTACGAGGAAGCCGTCGTCAATTTCCGGCAGAGCCTGTATCGCGCGCTCGGCGAAGTCGAGAACGCGCTGTCGGCGCGTGCGCAGCTCGAGGCCGAGGCCGACGAGCGCGCGCACGCGCTCGCGCAGGCGCAGCGCGCCGAAACGCTCGCGAAGGCGCGCTTCGCGGCCGGCGCGACGGGCGTGCAGCCATGGCTCGACGAACAGCAACGGCTGCGCGATGCGCAAAGCGCGCTCGCGCGCAATCAATTGGGACGGCTCAACAACCGGATGAGCCTGTACAAGGCGCTGGGCGGCGAGGACCGCCCCGCCTGA
- a CDS encoding TetR/AcrR family transcriptional regulator — protein MRIAVTRGLASVSMEAIAQALGVTRPVVYACFASREELIDARLEREERRLFDGVIAALPREPQFGDPKQWMTAGFQALLKVVAAHADSWRLVLAADHDRDTVERYGHARRRVAQQVRALMGPMMKKAGVRQIDKKLPVLVEIFMSLGDGAVRAMLDDAQQWTPDELGAYVGRIVLGGFMKA, from the coding sequence TTGCGCATTGCCGTCACGCGCGGATTGGCGAGCGTGTCGATGGAAGCGATCGCGCAGGCGCTCGGCGTCACGCGGCCGGTGGTCTACGCGTGCTTCGCGTCGCGCGAAGAACTGATCGACGCGCGGCTCGAACGCGAGGAGCGGCGTTTGTTCGACGGCGTGATTGCCGCATTGCCGCGCGAGCCGCAGTTCGGCGATCCGAAGCAATGGATGACGGCCGGATTCCAGGCGCTGCTGAAAGTCGTCGCCGCGCACGCCGATTCGTGGCGGCTCGTGCTCGCGGCGGATCACGATCGGGACACGGTCGAACGCTACGGCCACGCGCGCCGCCGCGTCGCCCAGCAGGTGCGCGCGCTGATGGGGCCGATGATGAAGAAAGCCGGCGTCCGGCAGATCGACAAGAAGCTGCCCGTTCTCGTCGAGATCTTCATGTCGCTCGGCGACGGCGCCGTGCGCGCGATGCTCGACGACGCGCAGCAATGGACGCCGGACGAACTCGGCGCATACGTGGGGCGGATCGTGCTGGGCGGCTTCATGAAAGCCTGA
- a CDS encoding enoyl-CoA hydratase/isomerase family protein yields the protein MSTPMMHDLTHEAAARDVLMRVVNRVALITLNRPAALNALSHDMVRELAALLERCRDDRSIVAVVLRGAGDKGFCAGGDVRALYGMAKVRGRDWLPFFVDEYRLDYAIHTFPKPVVALMDGVTMGGGMGLAQGAALRVSTERSKIAMPETRIGFVPDVGATHFLARLPVELSLYVGLTGVTLSGADALAAKLADLSVPSSWLDTFETRLERADWSGDVLRALRAVFAPPCNVVPHAALDSQMPWIVRHFDKRSGVERIVATLRQDLTRDELSREHRQWLQATLEALTSHSPTMLEVTRDALLRGRQTTLAEAFRMELGIVAHAIEEGDFCEGVRAHLVDKDRKPGWAPATLVEVQRERVLHFLTSPWKREAHPLADLGVA from the coding sequence ATGAGCACGCCGATGATGCACGACCTCACGCATGAGGCGGCCGCACGCGACGTGCTGATGCGCGTCGTGAACCGCGTCGCGCTGATCACGCTGAACCGGCCGGCCGCGCTCAACGCGCTGTCGCACGACATGGTGCGCGAGCTCGCCGCCTTGCTCGAACGCTGCCGCGACGATCGCTCGATCGTTGCGGTCGTGCTGCGCGGCGCGGGCGACAAGGGCTTCTGCGCGGGCGGCGACGTGCGTGCGCTGTACGGAATGGCGAAGGTGCGCGGCCGAGACTGGCTGCCGTTCTTCGTCGACGAATACCGGCTCGACTATGCGATCCACACGTTCCCGAAGCCCGTTGTCGCGCTGATGGACGGCGTCACGATGGGCGGCGGAATGGGGCTCGCGCAGGGCGCCGCGTTGCGCGTGTCGACCGAGCGCAGCAAGATCGCGATGCCCGAGACGCGGATCGGCTTCGTGCCCGACGTCGGCGCGACGCATTTTCTCGCGCGGCTGCCGGTCGAGCTGTCGCTGTACGTCGGCCTCACGGGCGTGACGCTGTCGGGCGCGGACGCGCTCGCGGCGAAGCTCGCCGATCTGTCGGTGCCGTCGTCGTGGCTCGATACGTTCGAGACGCGGCTCGAACGCGCCGACTGGTCGGGCGACGTGTTGCGCGCATTGCGCGCGGTGTTCGCGCCGCCGTGCAACGTCGTCCCGCATGCGGCGCTCGACAGCCAGATGCCGTGGATCGTTCGCCACTTCGACAAGCGCTCCGGCGTCGAGCGAATCGTCGCGACGCTGCGGCAGGACCTGACGCGCGACGAGCTGTCGCGCGAGCATCGGCAATGGCTGCAGGCGACGCTCGAGGCATTGACGAGCCATTCGCCGACGATGCTCGAGGTCACGCGCGACGCGTTGTTGCGCGGCCGGCAGACGACGCTTGCCGAGGCGTTCCGGATGGAGCTCGGCATCGTCGCGCATGCGATCGAGGAAGGCGATTTCTGCGAAGGCGTGCGTGCGCATCTCGTCGACAAGGATCGCAAGCCGGGCTGGGCGCCCGCGACGCTCGTCGAGGTGCAGCGAGAGCGCGTGCTGCATTTCCTGACGTCGCCGTGGAAGCGCGAAGCGCATCCGCTTGCCGATCTCGGCGTGGCGTGA
- a CDS encoding enoyl-CoA hydratase, producing MIELDYADDGAIALVTLKRPSANTFSADGLLELQRTLERLEADSRVRALVVTGDGPKFFSAGADLNAFADGDHAMARTMASRFGAAFEALHDARFPTIAAINGYAMGGGLECALACDMRIAERHAQMALPEPSVGLTPCGLGTQTLPWLVGEGWAKRMILAGVRVDAQTALRIGLVEDVVDTGRARDAALELARGAVALGPRAVGVAKELIGLARQGVPRGAALALERERFVDLFDGGEPREGVAAFLGKRKPQWRADDGGRPR from the coding sequence ATGATCGAGCTCGACTACGCCGACGACGGCGCGATCGCGCTCGTCACGCTCAAGCGCCCGTCCGCGAACACGTTCAGCGCGGACGGGCTTCTCGAATTGCAGCGCACGCTCGAGCGGCTCGAAGCGGATTCCCGCGTGCGCGCGCTCGTCGTCACGGGCGACGGCCCGAAGTTCTTCAGCGCGGGCGCGGATCTGAACGCGTTCGCCGACGGCGATCACGCGATGGCGCGCACGATGGCGTCGCGCTTCGGCGCCGCGTTCGAGGCGCTGCACGACGCGCGCTTTCCGACGATCGCCGCGATCAACGGCTATGCGATGGGCGGCGGCCTCGAATGCGCGCTCGCGTGCGACATGCGCATCGCCGAGCGGCACGCGCAAATGGCGCTGCCCGAACCGTCGGTCGGCCTCACGCCGTGCGGGCTCGGCACGCAGACGCTGCCCTGGCTCGTCGGCGAGGGCTGGGCGAAGCGGATGATCCTCGCGGGCGTGCGCGTCGACGCGCAAACCGCGCTGCGCATCGGTCTCGTCGAGGATGTCGTCGATACCGGCCGCGCGCGCGACGCCGCGCTCGAGCTCGCGCGCGGCGCGGTGGCGCTCGGCCCGCGCGCGGTCGGCGTCGCGAAGGAACTGATCGGCCTCGCGCGGCAGGGCGTGCCGCGCGGCGCGGCGCTCGCGCTCGAGCGCGAGCGCTTCGTCGATCTGTTCGACGGCGGCGAGCCGCGCGAAGGCGTCGCCGCGTTTCTCGGCAAGCGCAAGCCGCAGTGGCGAGCCGATGACGGAGGGCGGCCGCGATGA